gatgcaaacaatcacatttctgaacatcaccgacaaactaatcacagaatcgactgggactctgctaaatgcttaacctacagtacaaactattttcaacgactgactctggaaagctggttcactttcagaactacacacacccggacgatcacactacacaaaTCATGAGCTTTatatggtgatcatttcctgtatttttgTGACCTCGATATCTGATTCAGAGGTGaatttgtaagaagaaatttgattttagtcactcttagtggtCAAAGGGTCAAAACAAATGCGAAGCTACATCTAATACCGAATCATCAAGATTACCTTGAGAAACACGATGAAGAGAATTTAGGAACATTTTCCGTTTCGATCTGCTGCCCTTCAGAAATATAAGCACCTGGTTTTACTTCCCTTGCTGGCTAAACTCACCTTGAGTGAACATTTTGACTTGTTTAGGTTTGTTATACCAGATCGTTTCTTGTTCCCCTGAAAGTCATTAAATTCCTTAAGTTTATCATCCCTTGCCGTCTGGACACGAGGATGGCTCCCTTTTGTCACCTCTATTCAACCTCTCACCTTCATCTTTAAAGGTCCATGTAGTTGTAAAGCGTCTGTCTTGCGTCCCACACCACATCCTGTAAGAATTACTTAGACGCAGCTTAGTATTAGCGACTGCTCACTTTTTATCGCCGGGGAAAAGGGGGAGGGGTTGGGACGGAGGATTTTGATAAAATGATGAATGATCTTAATCCACTGCAAGGCTATGTGATATATTTAGAACCCTCACCTTCTTTGCTGGCAGCTAAATAGCgctcaattttctttagtccttCACCTACACTCTACTAGCGACAAATGGTCCCCACACCGTTCCCATGTGATCTTTCCGCCAACATCCTCGCCCCTTCGTCTCACCCCACTCAGACGATTAATGGTGGCTAGAATTAATGATTGGTCCCCGGTAAACTTTAATTGTTCAATCCAAGGTGCTAGATTTAATAATGTTATGGAGTGAGAAGAGATACGTATTTACCTTCTCTTGGTGACGTAATTATGGGCCGATCAATTCGAAACTTCAGCAGCAGCACCATTAACTATTGCGAGACTGTGCTAAATTCTACAACATTTGTTAGTCACCTAAAGAATCGCTCAATATTTGGTGGACCAAATTTGGCCCGAGGTGGCGGGAATTTGAGCGAggcaatcttcaaaagttcaaatgctcaGGGGGGGTTGCCCGCGAGGGATGTTAGCTTCGAATGTACAGTGGACGAAATGATCGGCAGTGTTGCGTGATCACGTGAAGGTGCATACTATGTGACCTTTCCCAAGGGGTGTTAGGTTACGAAATAATAATTAGTTTGTGGGATATTTGCATAGTAATCTGTTTGGTCAGAGTCGTATGCGAGAGACTTACCATTATGGCGAGGAAACTGATTGAAACTCTCTTTACATACTGCTTCGTTACATATTATGGGCTGATGATGTTCTTTGTAGTCTTATGGCAGATGATACGTCGACTTGCAATCCCTCCTCGAGCAAAGCGAAGAGAAACCCGTAAGTGGGTCGGCCCAATGTTTGTCGGCCACGTAGTGAATTTTTCCTGCGTTTATTTTACACCATACAAGCATAGTTCTTATGCATTACAATGGGTAGACTCGTCTAAAGAAAGCGTTCTCATGCCTATCCTCCCTTCCCTCTTCAGCCTGTCTCTTTTTGGGACAATATATCCCACTGACTATTGCTTCTATCTCCAGAAAGATTCCTGAAATGTTGTTTAAGTGAAAAGAATCAtatgttacttttaaatttgCATGGGGGGGAGGAAGAAAAAGCATTTCAACAActgttttttcaaaaatctttctctGGCTACGTTCTTTTTTACTTTAGAGTAGTATCTGTAGACAGCCGTGTTTGCTTGTGAAGGTCAAAGGCTCCATCGTAGGGATTCTAGCGAGTTGTTTTCTGTGTTGTGGGATATCAAAAAGAAATACTGATGCAAATGAGAGCTAGTTGTCTGTGAAAGTCCGCCATCTGGACTGGACTGATTTTCAAAGTAAAAGTAATATTGGACTATATCTGGGTTAGCTACCTTCTAAGACTTGTACTCATAGCTTTTGGAAAATAGAAGGAATTCTCCatgtaaggatttttttttctgtcttttagtTTATGATGTAGAAACAAATTTTGGTGATTCTAAAGGAATTTTAAACCTAAGATATCTGATGAAGTGAAGGTTTGCACACTTTAAATAAATGGCAGTCCATGACTGCATGAGCCTGCTGTTGTATGGTTTTAGATTGTTTCAGTAAAAAAGCAATGTGGTTTAAAATGCGGAGGGGCTAATGCACAGCCCTCATTGATGCAAAACTTGCAAACATAGGAGGACTTGGTCAGAACAGAGTCTTAAAACTGGTCCATCAACAGGCCAGGGACAGGGCAGGGAATTAAAAGAACAGTGAAACTTGTGCATCCCATATAATTTTATAGTAAACTTTGCCACTTTGCCACTTTGCACGCTCTGTTTACCTAGGGCAATGGAATTGAAGATATAAGGTTTTAGCCCTTACCACTTTCACTTTTtggttgtctttctttttctcatctttttccttttcatccttTTGATTTGCATTCTTCTTCAAAGGATATGTTAGATATGTTCAGAGTAAAATGCCATAtgcctttttttaattagggctattaaaataaagatattaatgtaaatgtaaaaatgttttaagttcAAATTGATAACAAGTCAACAAGTTGAAATGCAGAGGTGAGACTCTGAACAAACATAGAACTAAACCCATCAAACCAAAATGACTCTAAAAAAACCCATGTCAGATTTGTTCAACGATGGCCAGAGTTGGAGCTGAACCAGCACAAGTCAAGAGACAAGAGACGTTACAGCTGTCTTACAATAgtccaccattttgaaaaccatAAAGAGTTTAGGGGAAGGTTTATGGACTTACACCATTACCAACCATTATGTAGTGCCTACAGCGTTGTATATTGTATATGCACAGTTTTTCATGTGTCTTTAGTATATTGATGAgaattgattttcttctttttctgtgtTGTCAGCTCCAGTATGCCTTCTAAACCCTGAACTTGGAACTCACCACTTTCTAAGAACAGCTTCAAACATAAAAATTCACTATGTGGCCAAAGGTGATCCACAAAAACCACTTATGCTCTGCCTTCATGGCTTCCCTGAGGTGTGTCAGTGATAAAACATGTATGAGTTACTCTATtagagggaggggtgggagggggggagagagggTAACACAGAGAGTTTTATTGTATCacttgatgtaaacaaaccaacTCTTCCTTGAATGGGGATACAAAATGGTAGATTTTCTTAACAGCTAACCAGCTGAATAGGATTGGGTTGGTCTAGAAAAAAGGAACCACTTTGTTTTCACCCAAAACtagttaaataattttttatctgaTTTCCAAACTGTTCCTTATAAAGTGCCCTGTTATGCATCATTTAATTCTTTGTGGTGTTTAGAGTTGTGCTGATGAAATATTGTCTTAAGTATTTTGTGTTACAAACACTTATTTTTGAAATGTACAATACATGTAGATATGTAAACTACCAGTCCTCTATAGGAACAGTGTCCATTTTCTTGCTACAGTATACATGTTTTTTGATGTATGTATTATGTTGTGTTGTATTTCTTGGCTTGCACCTGCAGTTTTGGTATTCATGGCGATATCAGTTGAAAGCTTTCAGTGATGAGTATAGGGTGGTTGCAGTAGATATGAGGTAAATTGAGAAGATTGTCATCAAATAATTTCATTCCATGTGATTTTTAACTTGTGACTAGTATTTGATTTAGGAGAAGTTAACTACTGCAGTATCAAACAAATGCttgttaaataatttctttcaaCTGGCTACCACCCTGTTGACAATGTATACATGCCAAATAcaccaagttttcttttttttacactgtTGAATAAGATATGGACTCAAGGTCTCTTTTTATTATTgcacaataatgataatgataataataatattatagtCAATTGTTTGATTTTGACAGCATATTTGCAAATATCTAGAGGGTATATAAGAGTTGCTTAAACCTCtagtttttaattcagttttggAAGATTGAAGCCTTGTAGGTCCAGAAAACAGCTGAAATGTGTTAGGTATGATAATAGtactctgtttttttcttttaggggTTATGGACTTAGTGATCATCCAGTAGGAAAGGACAAATACAAGGGTTCATACTTGGTGAATGATGTCAAAGAAGTGGtaagttgaaattttaaattaatggTGGTAATTTTATATAACAATTATGTTGATAATAGAGaaggatattttttttggtcttgtcacgagtgtggataaagaaaaaattctgagtccccaggAGGAATCgcacctcagaccttcagattccatgTTCCAATGCTTTAACTGCTGAACCATggagactccatggtgagcaaggtctattatgaagttcatatgacacatgTCCTGTACACTGCTAGGATCTGCAATGTGTAGAATAGTAGTTTTCTGTAAATGTTGTTGAACAGTAGCAACACATCAGCCTGGAAAATGTAATATGTTGTGCAAATTGCTGTTGTCCTCTGAAATAATAATATCATGTTGATAATGTTGACTATAACAATGATTATGATCATAATGATATTGATTACAATTATAGTCAAAAGGAAAGTCAATGCACATATATTGCTAACAAAGATAAATTTTAGAGTAAAAAGATATTTATGTCCTTTTTTTGTGAAGTGAAGTTGGTTTGTGCTTTTTTGTGGGGGTCTGTATCCAAAAGCTTCCTGTTAGATGTCTTTTTTATGCTTGTTTAATGATGTAACAAGTTGATGGTAACTATGAAAGCATGTTACTCACATGTTTCCCAGTGACTCTGAGGTGCACTTAATCTTCACAGTTCTTGCAGCATAGTTTTGTTATAATTAGTCTATGTGGTGATTGCCTTAAATAGCCCtttttgattcattttcttACCAGTTAAACCAGCCAGGGGTATTTCTTTCCCCTTAGCTTGTGTGTTGGTGATGGTTAACACTTCATCCCTACACCCTCCTACGCATGACATGCCCGTCCCCTTTTACCATAACAGGGTACTGTTACTGACCTAATTTAAAGACAAACTTGTGTGTAATcatgtatttgtgttgtttgcGTATGCATTGATATTTGTATCCACAGATTGAGGGACTGGGCTACAGTTCATGTGTGTTGCTTGCCCATGACTGGGGAGGTGCCATTGCATggtaaaaaaattctcattttatGGCTTATTTGAAAGAATAGTAATTTTCTGTAAATGTTGTTGAATAATAGCAACACATCAGCCTGGAAAATGTAGTATATTATCCAAATTGCTGTTTTCCATTGAAATAATTGTTAAGTCTGGCTGTGACAACCTAAAGGTGCAGTGACAAATTTTGTCCTGTTGCCCTAAGAGAGGTTGTTTTCTCATCACAATTTCAATACTTATCCAGTGAAAATAAGGGGAGAAGATACATGGATATCAGCTAACAAGTATTGTCAtgggaaaaaatgataaagaaaaaaaacattttgtccaATGtagttttaaaggaaatgtcTGGAGGTTGGAAGGGagaatttgaatttatttcagGGAGGTAACATGGAAGGGACTAAGTCTTAATCAGCCATGGGTCTTTTCAGagtatttcttctttgttagaGATTTTTGATTGTGCattgatcaatttgaagcttcaagaACATGCTCATTAGCTGGGGAAAGTGAACTTTTACCTTTAAACACCTCCATGTCTGAAGATGAAACACTTGTACTCCTCTGGAAAGACTTGATACTTTTGGGTCGAATTTCCTACCTcacccaggcaaggttcaaattccctacCCACTCCCCTACTTCACTGAACAAATGTaacctgtttttctttcttttaggaGGTTCACCCACATTCACCCTGAGTTTGTTGACCGGCTGATTCTGTGCAACATTCCACATCCAGCGTATGTGTTGCTTAAGTTTTAGCTATAAAAAGATCATCCACTTTCCACTTTCCATCTCTATTACAGTCTGTATTGTTATTTAAATGTAACTGTTATTAAATTGTTGGAAATGTTTGCTAGGCATGACAAACATGAGTGGGTCATTGGGGCTAGCAACCTAAGAGCACTCAAATGTGTACtgttgtatttattttcttaattaatttgaCTCTCTTTGCTTTATTATTCATTCAATAGCcatggttaaccctttagctccagCCAAGACCTGtttattaattctcccttttagctgctacacatttccttataaacgAGTTATGAGAAtatggtgttggatcaagataaatCT
This is a stretch of genomic DNA from Pocillopora verrucosa isolate sample1 chromosome 12, ASM3666991v2, whole genome shotgun sequence. It encodes these proteins:
- the LOC131786449 gene encoding epoxide hydrolase 4 — protein: MARKLIETLFTYCFVTYYGLMMFFVVLWQMIRRLAIPPRAKRRETPPVCLLNPELGTHHFLRTASNIKIHYVAKGDPQKPLMLCLHGFPEFWYSWRYQLKAFSDEYRVVAVDMRGYGLSDHPVGKDKYKGSYLVNDVKEVIEGLGYSSCVLLAHDWGGAIAWRFTHIHPEFVDRLILCNIPHPACFAKCLKSSKKQFHASWYMFFFQLPYLPEYVLEMDDFKVFDEGFGEGKNFHEEDLEAYKYSMCQSGCSGPVNYYRAAFSHRDLPPTTFHTKIKAPTLVVWGTGDAFLMVETLKGTEDFVEDLTIKYVDGATHWVQIDEYEDVNKHIREFLNVHPLESLQKPD